In the genome of Trichomycterus rosablanca isolate fTriRos1 chromosome 24, fTriRos1.hap1, whole genome shotgun sequence, one region contains:
- the park7 gene encoding Parkinson disease protein 7 homolog — protein sequence MAAKRALVILSKGAEEMETVIPVDVMRRAGIAVTVAGLTGKEPVQCSRDVLICPDSSLEEATKKGPYDVVMLPGGALGAQNLSESPAVKEVLKEQEGRKGLIAAICAGPTALLTHGIAYGSTVTTHPGARDKMMNGGHYKYSEARVQKDGHLITSRGPGTSFEFALAIVEELMGAEVAAQVKAPLILKD from the exons ATGGCTGCTAAGCGAGCATTAGTGATTTTATCGAAGGGAGCGGAGGAGATGGAGACAGTTATACCGGTGGATGTGATGCGCAGAGCCGGG ATTGCAGTTACTGTAGCTGGACTGACGGGCAAAGAGCCAGTTCAGTGCAGCCGTGATGTCCTCATCTGTCCAGATTCAAGCCTGGAGGAGGCAACCAAAAAG ggTCCGTATGATGTTGTCATGTTACCTGGAGGAGCTCTTGGTGCGCAGAACCTGTCTGAG TCTCCTGCTGTGAAGGAGGTGTTAAAGGAGCAGGAGGGCAGGAAGGGTTTGATCGCTGCCATCTGTGCAG GACCCACTGCACTGTTGACTCATGGGATTGCCTATGGCAGCACAGTCACAACTCACCCAGGTGCCAGGGACAAGATGATGAATGGAG GTCACTACAAGTACTCAGAGGCTCGGGTTCAGAAGGATGGTCATCTAATCACAAGCCGAGGTCCTGGCACCAGCTTTGAGTTTGCTTTGGCAATAGTGGAGGAGCTGATGGGTGCTGAGGTGGCTGCCCAGGTCAAAGCACCACTGATCCTGAAAGATTAA